A genomic window from Candidatus Thiocaldithrix dubininis includes:
- a CDS encoding PfkB family carbohydrate kinase has translation MSLILLTGNITLDIINTVAHYPQEDEELRANSQRITVGGNATNTAIVLGGFNHVCDVVSTLAQDLAAAQVQALLSELPITLKDCQICEGSTPSSYITLNQSNGSRTIVHYRDLPELSAEHFYQIPVERYDWLHFEGRNVEQLDLMLQHSRRHLIDQPISLEVEKVRTGLEALIPRTDLVMFSRPYALSQGFSNAEAFLKAQQQQHGKLWMTCTWAEQGAWAIDQYGECWHAAAPSQAAAQDTLGAGDTFNAGLINALVTGSPLDAALTQAVQLASRKIQKIGLIS, from the coding sequence ATGAGTCTGATTTTGCTAACGGGAAATATTACCCTCGATATTATTAATACAGTTGCGCACTATCCACAGGAAGATGAAGAGCTTAGGGCTAATTCGCAACGTATTACGGTTGGCGGCAATGCCACCAATACAGCTATTGTATTAGGGGGTTTTAACCATGTTTGTGACGTTGTTAGCACATTGGCGCAAGATTTAGCCGCTGCACAAGTACAAGCTTTATTAAGCGAATTACCAATTACGCTTAAAGATTGTCAAATTTGTGAAGGCAGCACCCCCAGTTCTTATATTACGCTTAATCAAAGCAATGGCAGCCGCACGATTGTGCATTATCGTGATTTACCCGAATTAAGCGCAGAGCACTTCTATCAAATTCCAGTAGAGCGTTATGACTGGCTGCATTTTGAAGGGCGAAATGTCGAACAATTAGACTTAATGTTGCAGCATTCGCGTCGACATCTCATTGATCAGCCAATTTCTCTAGAAGTAGAAAAAGTTCGTACTGGCTTAGAAGCTTTAATTCCACGCACTGATTTAGTTATGTTTTCACGTCCTTATGCACTAAGCCAAGGCTTTAGCAATGCCGAAGCTTTCTTAAAAGCCCAGCAACAACAGCATGGCAAGCTTTGGATGACCTGCACTTGGGCAGAGCAAGGCGCGTGGGCAATTGATCAATATGGGGAATGTTGGCATGCGGCCGCGCCGTCACAAGCAGCCGCACAGGATACTTTAGGTGCAGGCGACACCTTTAATGCAGGCTTAATTAATGCCTTGGTAACAGGTAGCCCATTGGATGCCGCCTTAACCCAAGCGGTGCAATTAGCCAGCCGGAAAATTCAAAAAATTGGTTTGATTTCCTAG
- a CDS encoding Rrf2 family transcriptional regulator, producing the protein MKLSTQGQHAILAMLALATHHEDKATRLTDIAQQQGISLSYLEQIFAKLRQHELVEGMRGPGGGYVLGRAADDINLAEILQAVEDDILPEKPKASKKDSKSASVLVQKMWLDLSKQFYGFLSNITLASLLEGHELPTKQYRLGETASMIARMFPARAPQAGYTRHAAM; encoded by the coding sequence ATGAAATTATCAACTCAAGGTCAACATGCCATTTTAGCGATGCTGGCATTAGCTACTCACCACGAAGATAAAGCCACTCGCTTAACTGATATTGCGCAACAACAGGGTATTTCCTTATCTTACTTGGAACAAATTTTTGCGAAGTTGCGTCAACATGAATTAGTAGAAGGTATGCGTGGTCCCGGTGGGGGTTATGTGTTAGGGCGTGCTGCCGATGACATTAACTTAGCCGAGATTTTACAAGCAGTAGAAGATGATATTCTGCCTGAAAAACCTAAGGCTAGTAAAAAAGATTCAAAGTCTGCCAGCGTCTTAGTACAAAAAATGTGGCTTGACTTAAGCAAACAATTTTATGGTTTTTTAAGCAATATTACATTAGCCAGTTTATTAGAAGGTCATGAGCTGCCAACTAAACAATACCGTTTAGGCGAAACCGCCAGTATGATTGCACGCATGTTCCCCGCGCGTGCGCCTCAAGCTGGATACACACGTCACGCCGCTATGTAA